In a single window of the Falsirhodobacter halotolerans genome:
- a CDS encoding tartrate dehydrogenase has protein sequence MTTHQIALIPGDGIGVDVTRATVSVLKAAADRFGFALQTQGFDWSCDTYLRTGAMMPEDGIAQLRAFDAIFLGAVGWPATVPDSVSLHGLLLPIRKAFDQYANIRPHRLLPGVEGPLKATGFDILCIRENTEGEYSGAGGRVHQGRDNEVATETAIFTRKGVERIIRFGFDQARARRKHLTSVTKSNAQKYSMVFWDEVTREVAADYPDVAVSHMHIDAMAAKMVMAPQDLDVIVASNLFGDILTDLGAAIQGGLGFAASANICPDRSGPSMFEPVHGSAPDIAGKDIANPIAAIWSGAMMLDHLGESEAAAAILTAIETATAQGIGTRPGSHGTGQITTAILNALPS, from the coding sequence ATGACCACCCACCAGATCGCACTTATTCCCGGTGACGGCATCGGGGTCGACGTGACCCGCGCCACCGTCTCGGTCCTGAAGGCCGCCGCCGACCGCTTCGGCTTTGCGCTGCAGACGCAAGGTTTCGACTGGTCCTGCGACACCTATCTGCGGACCGGGGCGATGATGCCCGAGGATGGGATCGCGCAGTTGCGGGCGTTCGATGCCATCTTTCTGGGCGCGGTGGGGTGGCCCGCCACGGTTCCCGACAGCGTGTCGCTGCACGGGTTGCTGTTGCCGATCCGCAAGGCGTTCGACCAATACGCCAACATCCGTCCGCACCGGCTGCTGCCCGGCGTCGAAGGGCCGCTGAAGGCCACGGGCTTCGACATTCTGTGCATCCGCGAAAATACCGAAGGCGAATATTCCGGCGCGGGCGGCCGCGTCCATCAGGGCCGCGACAACGAGGTGGCGACCGAGACCGCCATCTTCACCCGCAAGGGCGTGGAACGGATCATCCGCTTCGGGTTCGATCAGGCGCGGGCCCGCCGCAAGCACCTGACCTCGGTCACAAAATCGAACGCGCAGAAATACTCGATGGTCTTCTGGGACGAGGTCACGCGCGAGGTGGCGGCCGATTATCCCGACGTGGCGGTCAGCCACATGCATATCGACGCCATGGCCGCCAAGATGGTGATGGCGCCGCAGGATCTGGACGTGATCGTCGCCTCGAACCTGTTCGGCGACATCCTGACCGATCTGGGCGCCGCGATCCAGGGGGGCCTCGGCTTTGCCGCATCGGCCAACATCTGCCCGGACCGCAGCGGCCCGTCCATGTTCGAACCGGTGCACGGATCGGCCCCCGACATCGCGGGGAAGGACATCGCCAACCCCATCGCCGCGATCTGGTCGGGCGCCATGATGCTGGACCATCTGGGCGAGAGCGAGGCCGCCGCCGCCATCCTGACCGCCATCGAGACCGCGACGGCGCAGGGCATCGGCACCCGCCCCGGTTCTCATGGCACGGGGCAGATCACCACCGCCATCCTGAACGCATTGCCATCCTGA